ATGCTTGGGCAACGTTCTTAATCATTTCTTTTGTTGTTGTTCCAGCACCGCGCATTTTAGCCCTTATGATTTCACGCCGTCGCACAAATGTCTTTGAACGGTCCGTATGAATCCCAAACTCACGCTCCCATATATCAAGGCCCCAAGTGGCAGTTTCGATGTAAAGCTGATTCAATATATCGTCAATGGACGAGTAGATTTGTTCTAGCTCATCCTCGTTAACCTCTTGTATAGCTCTAATCTCAAGTATGTCTTTATAAAATCGCGGCAGGTACGACATCAAATCAGGGCGATAACCTTGAATATCATCGGAGGTAGCGCTAGGTTGTCCGCTGTATAAAAATGTTCCGTACTGACCTGTTCCGTACATCGGTTACACCCCCTTTAGCTGATTCCAAGTGATGGGGCCAGCAGGCATCATGTCCTCAGGTGCGGGAGTCCAATCGGTTGCTTTGTGGCCTTTTTCAAGTTTCAGCTCTTTAAAGTGAACAATATTTCTTTCATATTCATTAGAGTTGAATCGTATCGTGTTAATTGTTAAATAATATCTATTTGCAGGAACAGTAAAAGTCAATTCTGAATATCCTTCGCTATTTGGTGTTATCGGATTTCCATAAAAATCATTTCTAGGGGTTGATGAACCTCTTGATTCAGTTAGACGCGCCATAATATATACATTTTTGGAGTTTATAGAATTAGATTTTAAACACACCTTAACCGTATAAGTTTCTCCTGGTTGTACTGGCATATCAAGATGTGAGCGATCTGAATCCCAATCCCCCCACCCATGAGTACGATCATAAGTTTTAAATTCATCACTAGTGTTTTTCAATAAATTACGTCCACCTATTTCAATAGCGTCAATCTTTGCCTGTGCCCCCGCTGGCGTTTCTTTAGAATCCAGTGCGTCTTGCAATCCCGTAATATTTCCAATTATGTGCGGATGGCTAGATGGAGGAAACGTACTCGGCCTGCCCGTTACCCCTGCCCAGGGAACGCTATCCGCGGTTTCAGCTGCATCTACTTTTCCGTTATTGTTTTTGTCATAGACAGCTTTCGTCATGTCGCCATAACCCGCGTTGCCAAGCTCGGATTGCGTCACGTAATTTTCATCATTTGTTAGCTGGCTTACTTTCGTTGGCTTAATGCTATCTGCGTATGATTTGGCATTGGTTTCAGCCGCATTTGCCTTAGTTTGGGCGCCATTGGTTGTTTCAAGCTCAATCCAACTTCCCCAGACTCTATTTTCCCTTGTACGAAAGAAGAATCTGCTGGCTCTACCCACCATTTGAAATGCATATGCATTATTATTCCTATTTATATGAACCCCATAAATAGTACCATTACCTGGCAGACCTCCTGGGGCATTATCTATTCCATTATAAAATCCAGTAGCGAGGCTATCATCGTTCCAGTCTATACCTCGAATATCCGATGCACCTAAACCAAAACCCTTCGCCCATTCAATAGCGTTTTGCTCTGCTTTATCTGCCTTACTTTGGGCACCTAACGGTGTTTCTTTTGCGTTCCATGACGCCTTTTCAACATCGCTAGAGAATCTTTTGTTCGGGGTTTCTGTTATCATGTCCGCTGGATGTGTAGATGGATGTGTGTACTTGTTCGCCCCTGCCTCCACTCCCGCGAGCTTGCCCTTTTCGGCTGTCGTAAAGTCCTCGGTACTTAATCCTTTGCCAACAACCTTATCAACTTTTTCAGCCAAGGAATTAGTCACAGTCGCGGCAAAGTCTGGGTCCTCATCTAACGCTCTAGCTATCTTGCCGAGTGTGTCCAGCGCTTCGGGAGCAGCGTCGATGATGTCCTCTATCTTTTGCAACACTTCTTCTTTCGTGTATACCTGATCTTTGTCGTACTTCTTATTCAATTCCGTATCTACATACGTTTTTTCAGCCTTAGTATCCTCGACGTCGGTTAGTCGTATATCTATTTCATCAACAGTCCGATCATTTTCCGACTTATACCGATCTACTTCCTCTTGCGTGGCGGTCATACTATCTTGCAAACGGTTAATGTCTTCCGCTTCCACCTGATCACCGATAGTTTCATATGTCACATAAACGACGTCCGCGTCCGAGAAGACTTTTACATGCCGTTTCCAAGGAGTTTCTGATGGTGTCGATATAAAATAACTGTCTACTTTCGAGCCTGTTAACTTCGGTCCCGTATAAAACTGGACGCTTTCATTTCTAGCATTGTCATGCTCTAAATACCCTTCGTAAATCCCACCAACCAACTGCAGCTCTTCTTCAATTACATATACCCCATCTTGCTTCTTGTTTAATTTATCAACAAAATGATCGATAGATTGAGGATATGTCAATAGCTACACCTCCATTGCAATAGCTCCTAAAATCGGCACATCTTCTTCATGCAACGATACATTAGCCGCCGCATTATTAATGTATAAATCTGAATAGTCCAAAACGCCCGGTGTACTTAATAAGATGGATCCAACTTTACCGAAGCTAACGTATAAATCTTTAAAAGCAA
This genomic window from Ammoniphilus oxalaticus contains:
- a CDS encoding YmfQ family protein; translated protein: MYGTGQYGTFLYSGQPSATSDDIQGYRPDLMSYLPRFYKDILEIRAIQEVNEDELEQIYSSIDDILNQLYIETATWGLDIWEREFGIHTDRSKTFVRRREIIRAKMRGAGTTTKEMIKNVAQAFSGGEVEVHEYPREYRFEIQFIGVRGIPPNMSGLIDAIDNIKPAHLAYSFKYTYTWWDKISELTWGDARTMTWNDLRVYE